One segment of Ureibacillus thermophilus DNA contains the following:
- the rplI gene encoding 50S ribosomal protein L9 produces the protein MKVVFLKDVKGQGKKGEVKNVADGYAQNYLIKKGLAIEATKEALSRLEAQKKHEQKLAAQELQAAKELKEKLESITLEIKAKAGEGGRLFGSVSTKQISESLQKQFGIKVDKRKMECNEGIRSLGITNVPVKLHPEVKATLKVHVKEE, from the coding sequence ATGAAAGTTGTATTTTTAAAAGATGTAAAAGGCCAAGGAAAAAAAGGAGAAGTAAAAAACGTTGCAGATGGGTATGCACAAAACTATTTAATTAAAAAAGGGCTGGCAATTGAAGCGACAAAAGAAGCGTTAAGCCGTTTAGAAGCGCAGAAAAAGCATGAACAAAAACTTGCAGCCCAAGAATTACAGGCAGCAAAAGAATTAAAAGAGAAATTGGAAAGCATCACACTAGAAATCAAAGCAAAAGCTGGGGAAGGCGGACGCCTATTCGGTTCTGTATCAACAAAACAAATTTCAGAAAGCTTGCAAAAACAATTTGGTATTAAAGTGGATAAAAGAAAAATGGAATGCAATGAAGGCATTCGCTCATTAGGTATAACGAACGTACCGGTAAAATTACATCCGGAAGTAAAAGCGACTTTAAAAGTCCATGTGAAGGAAGAATAA
- a CDS encoding adenylosuccinate synthase — MTSVVVVGTQWGDEGKGKITDFLSKKADVIARYSGGDNAGHTIKIGEETYKLHLIPSGIFYKEKTSVMGNGMVINPKSLVNELKGLQERGVDTSNLRISNRAHVILPYHIYQDKVEEEARGDKKIGTTCKGIGPCYQDKIARMGIRIADLLDKEVFEQKLRENLEKKNRLFEKYYEVEGLKFEDIFEEYYGYGQQIKDYVTDTSKVLNDVLDKGGRVLFEGAQGVMLDVDHGTYPFVTSSNPVAGGVTTGTGIGPSHVSRVVGVCKAYTSRVGDGPFPTELFDEIGHHIREIGREYGTTTGRPRRVGWFDAVVVRHSRRVSGITDLALNSIDVLTGLETVKICTAYKYKDEIITEYPASLHVLEECEPIFEELPGWTEDITGVRSFDELPKNAQNYVNRIVELTGIPLMTFSVGPAREQTNIVNDVWE, encoded by the coding sequence ATGACTTCAGTTGTTGTTGTTGGAACTCAATGGGGAGATGAAGGAAAAGGGAAAATTACCGACTTCCTTTCAAAAAAGGCGGATGTAATTGCTCGTTATTCAGGCGGTGACAATGCTGGACATACAATTAAAATTGGCGAAGAAACATATAAATTGCATTTAATTCCATCCGGCATTTTTTATAAAGAAAAAACATCTGTAATGGGCAATGGAATGGTCATCAATCCGAAATCATTAGTAAATGAGCTGAAAGGTTTGCAAGAACGCGGTGTTGATACATCGAATTTACGAATTTCCAACCGTGCTCATGTTATTCTCCCTTATCATATTTATCAAGATAAAGTGGAAGAAGAAGCCCGCGGCGACAAAAAAATTGGAACAACTTGCAAAGGAATTGGTCCATGCTATCAAGATAAAATTGCCCGCATGGGAATCCGCATTGCTGATTTATTGGATAAAGAAGTATTTGAACAAAAATTGAGAGAAAATCTCGAAAAGAAAAACCGTTTATTTGAAAAATATTACGAGGTAGAAGGCCTAAAATTTGAAGATATTTTTGAAGAGTATTATGGATATGGCCAACAAATCAAAGATTATGTAACAGATACATCAAAAGTATTAAACGACGTTTTAGACAAAGGCGGACGCGTATTATTTGAAGGTGCTCAAGGAGTTATGTTGGATGTGGACCACGGAACATATCCGTTCGTAACATCTTCCAATCCGGTAGCAGGCGGTGTAACAACAGGTACAGGAATTGGTCCTTCTCATGTTTCAAGAGTTGTAGGCGTTTGCAAAGCTTATACATCCCGTGTAGGCGACGGTCCGTTCCCAACTGAATTGTTTGATGAAATTGGCCATCATATCCGTGAAATCGGCCGTGAATATGGTACAACAACTGGTCGTCCTCGTCGTGTCGGCTGGTTTGATGCAGTAGTTGTGCGCCATTCTCGCCGTGTATCAGGCATTACGGATTTAGCTTTAAACTCCATAGATGTATTAACAGGTTTAGAGACAGTAAAAATTTGCACTGCTTATAAATACAAAGATGAAATCATTACAGAATATCCTGCCAGCCTTCATGTTCTTGAGGAATGTGAGCCAATTTTTGAAGAACTTCCAGGATGGACAGAAGACATTACAGGGGTACGTTCTTTCGATGAACTGCCAAAAAATGCACAAAACTATGTGAACCGCATTGTGGAATTAACAGGAATTCCTTTAATGACATTCTCTGTAGGCCCAGCTAGAGAACAAACAAACATTGTAAACGATGTTTGGGAGTAA
- a CDS encoding MBL fold metallo-hydrolase → MRFSVLASGSTGNAIYVETDNHAFLVDAGLSGRKIEQLFSKIGRDIKNLSGILVTHEHSDHIKGLGVLARKYQLPIYANEKTWKVLEEHVGNIPNDQRFLFQMESVQSFGSLDIESFAVSHDAVDPMFYVFHENGRKLAIITDTGYVSDRMKGIIRGADAFVFESNHDVGMLQMGKYPWSIKRRILSDVGHVSNEDAGVAISEVVEEKPTHVYLSHLSKENNMKELARMTVKQVLASYGIKEGEFLHLHDTDAEEPTLLVTV, encoded by the coding sequence ATGCGGTTTAGTGTGTTAGCAAGCGGCAGTACGGGAAATGCCATTTATGTAGAAACAGACAACCATGCCTTTTTAGTGGACGCTGGCTTGAGTGGACGGAAAATCGAGCAGCTTTTTTCTAAAATTGGACGAGATATAAAAAATTTATCAGGCATTTTGGTGACCCATGAACATAGTGACCATATTAAAGGACTCGGTGTGTTAGCAAGAAAATACCAACTTCCGATTTATGCCAATGAAAAAACGTGGAAAGTTTTAGAAGAGCATGTAGGAAATATTCCCAATGATCAACGCTTTCTGTTTCAAATGGAATCGGTGCAATCATTCGGTTCTTTGGATATTGAATCCTTTGCGGTGTCTCATGATGCGGTGGACCCGATGTTTTATGTGTTTCATGAGAATGGGCGAAAGCTGGCCATCATCACAGATACGGGGTATGTAAGTGACCGGATGAAGGGAATTATCCGCGGTGCTGACGCCTTTGTGTTTGAAAGCAATCATGATGTAGGCATGCTGCAAATGGGGAAATATCCATGGTCCATCAAACGCCGCATATTAAGCGATGTAGGGCATGTTTCCAATGAAGATGCAGGTGTGGCCATCAGCGAAGTGGTGGAAGAAAAGCCAACCCATGTGTATTTATCCCATCTAAGCAAAGAAAACAACATGAAAGAACTTGCCCGTATGACGGTGAAACAAGTATTGGCATCATACGGGATTAAAGAAGGGGAATTTTTGCATTTGCATGATACGGATGCAGAAGAGCCGACATTGCTTGTAACAGTATAA
- the dnaB gene encoding replicative DNA helicase, with protein MSDLIDRVPPHNHEAEQSVLGAIFLDPQALVTASEILVPEDFYRIAHQKIFQTMLDLSDKGSAIDVVTVTEELSARKELEDVGGLSYLMELANAVPTAANVSYYAKIVEEKSILRRLIRTATKIVEDSFTREDEVEELLSEAERKIMEVANRKNAGDFKHVKDVLVQTYDKIEQLQNRTGEVTGIPTGFTDLDRMTAGFQRNDLIIVAARPSVGKTAFALNIAQNVAVKARENVAIFSLEMGAEQLVMRMLCAEGNIDAQVLRTGALSPEDWSKLTIAMGTLSNAGIYIDDTPGLRVNEIRAKCRRLAQEKGLGMIVIDYLQLIQGSGRRGENRQQEVSEISRSLKALARELHVPVIALSQLSRGVEQRQDKRPMMSDIRESGSIEQDADIVAFLYRDDYYDKETENKNMIEIIIAKQRNGPTGTVTLAFKKEFNKFLNIDWSQRQEPIHA; from the coding sequence ATGAGTGATCTAATCGATCGCGTTCCACCACATAACCATGAAGCGGAGCAATCCGTTCTTGGCGCCATATTTTTAGATCCGCAAGCGTTAGTTACCGCATCAGAAATTTTAGTTCCGGAAGATTTCTATCGCATTGCCCATCAAAAAATTTTCCAAACGATGCTTGATTTAAGCGACAAGGGTAGTGCCATTGATGTGGTGACTGTAACGGAGGAGCTTTCAGCAAGAAAAGAGCTTGAGGATGTTGGTGGTCTCTCCTATTTGATGGAGTTGGCGAATGCTGTTCCTACAGCTGCGAACGTCAGCTACTATGCAAAAATTGTAGAAGAAAAGTCTATTTTACGAAGATTAATCCGCACGGCAACCAAAATCGTTGAAGATAGTTTTACGCGGGAAGATGAAGTCGAAGAACTATTATCTGAAGCTGAAAGAAAAATCATGGAAGTTGCCAATCGGAAAAACGCCGGCGATTTCAAACACGTGAAGGATGTTCTTGTTCAAACCTACGACAAAATTGAACAGCTTCAAAACCGAACTGGAGAAGTTACAGGCATTCCGACAGGTTTTACAGATTTAGACCGCATGACGGCAGGATTTCAAAGGAATGATTTGATTATTGTCGCAGCCCGTCCATCAGTGGGGAAAACCGCTTTTGCTTTAAATATTGCTCAAAATGTAGCAGTTAAAGCGCGGGAAAATGTAGCAATTTTCTCCCTCGAGATGGGGGCGGAGCAGCTAGTGATGCGGATGCTTTGTGCAGAAGGAAATATCGATGCGCAAGTATTAAGAACTGGGGCTCTTTCTCCTGAAGATTGGAGCAAATTAACCATAGCCATGGGCACGCTATCCAATGCGGGCATTTACATTGATGACACGCCAGGACTCCGCGTAAATGAAATTCGGGCAAAATGCCGCAGACTCGCTCAAGAAAAAGGACTGGGAATGATCGTTATCGATTATTTGCAATTAATCCAGGGAAGTGGAAGACGCGGCGAAAACCGTCAGCAGGAAGTGTCTGAAATATCCCGCTCACTAAAAGCTTTGGCCCGTGAATTGCATGTGCCGGTCATTGCATTATCCCAGCTATCCCGTGGAGTGGAACAACGACAAGATAAGCGGCCGATGATGAGCGATATTCGTGAATCCGGAAGTATTGAGCAAGATGCGGATATTGTTGCCTTCCTTTATCGCGATGATTATTATGATAAAGAAACAGAAAATAAAAATATGATTGAAATTATTATTGCAAAGCAACGGAATGGTCCAACAGGAACAGTGACACTTGCCTTTAAAAAAGAGTTTAATAAATTTTTAAATATTGATTGGTCTCAGCGGCAAGAGCCCATTCATGCATAA
- a CDS encoding peptidoglycan DD-metalloendopeptidase family protein produces MNTKWDKNRHSNHNLGHQNKYGVLISLIAVFLSTITFNLAFANEGDLKSIDKIYHIYIEDRYIGAVSDEKKVDKMIEAKEKEASEQYKGYEIDADALVTIVPEKVFSYKPNDDETLKALNEQLEVQTDAYALEVNGTPVLYLKNKEDYEQTIKKLMLQYVPEEKLNAFEQLKDATENQSNQPLKENEKRIKDVFLSEDISGKETKVNPAKILTPDEAVQFIKTGSIEKQIYVVKEGDVLGKIAKEHGLTTKELLALNPGLTIDSLLQIGQEINVTVEKPLINVQVVYEILNTETMNFEKVIEKDPSMYKGEKKVIQEGSPGKKEVSYLVTEVNGEVTKKEVTNEKVLVEPVKHIEKVGTKVISSRGTGNFIWPTNGGYISSTMGSRWGSYHRGIDIARPSNYNIKASDNGVVTFAGWDGTYGNKIVINHNNGYITLYAHLSEIKVSVGQVVPQGSVIGKMGSTGNSTGIHLHFEVSKSGSLINPLAVLD; encoded by the coding sequence ATGAATACCAAATGGGACAAGAATCGCCACAGTAATCATAATCTAGGTCATCAGAATAAATATGGAGTATTGATTAGTTTAATTGCTGTTTTTCTTTCTACGATTACGTTCAATTTGGCGTTTGCGAATGAAGGCGATTTAAAATCGATTGACAAAATTTATCATATTTATATAGAAGACAGATATATTGGTGCAGTATCTGATGAGAAGAAAGTAGACAAAATGATTGAAGCCAAAGAAAAAGAAGCCAGTGAACAATACAAAGGCTATGAAATTGATGCGGATGCATTAGTGACAATCGTTCCTGAAAAAGTATTTTCGTATAAACCGAACGATGACGAAACACTAAAAGCCTTAAACGAACAATTGGAAGTACAAACGGATGCCTATGCGCTAGAAGTCAATGGAACACCGGTTCTTTACTTAAAAAATAAAGAAGATTATGAACAAACCATCAAAAAATTAATGCTTCAATATGTTCCGGAAGAAAAACTAAACGCCTTTGAACAATTAAAAGATGCTACTGAAAACCAATCAAATCAACCGTTAAAAGAAAATGAAAAAAGAATCAAAGATGTTTTTCTTTCAGAAGATATTTCAGGTAAAGAAACAAAAGTAAATCCAGCAAAAATTCTAACACCAGATGAAGCAGTGCAATTCATTAAAACCGGTTCCATTGAAAAACAAATTTATGTTGTCAAAGAAGGCGATGTTCTTGGGAAAATTGCCAAAGAGCATGGCTTAACAACAAAAGAATTGCTAGCATTAAATCCTGGTCTTACAATTGATTCGCTTTTACAAATTGGACAAGAAATCAATGTAACAGTAGAAAAGCCTTTAATTAATGTACAAGTGGTATATGAAATATTAAATACTGAAACGATGAACTTTGAAAAAGTAATAGAAAAAGACCCTTCTATGTATAAAGGCGAAAAGAAAGTGATTCAAGAAGGAAGCCCCGGTAAAAAAGAAGTATCTTACCTGGTTACAGAAGTGAATGGAGAAGTAACGAAAAAAGAAGTAACCAATGAAAAAGTGTTAGTTGAGCCTGTAAAGCACATTGAAAAAGTCGGAACAAAAGTTATTTCATCAAGAGGCACAGGAAACTTTATTTGGCCGACAAACGGCGGTTATATTTCAAGCACTATGGGATCACGTTGGGGCAGTTACCATCGCGGTATTGATATTGCCCGCCCATCCAATTACAACATTAAAGCAAGCGACAATGGCGTTGTCACTTTTGCCGGATGGGATGGAACGTATGGCAATAAAATTGTCATTAACCATAATAATGGCTACATAACATTATATGCCCATTTATCTGAAATCAAAGTATCTGTTGGACAAGTAGTACCGCAAGGATCTGTTATTGGGAAAATGGGTTCAACTGGAAATTCCACAGGTATTCATTTGCACTTTGAAGTGAGCAAGAGTGGATCACTGATCAATCCGTTAGCAGTATTAGATTAA
- a CDS encoding two-component system regulatory protein YycI, translating to MDWSKSKTIFIIVFFILDMFLFSLYLNRHIEAQQVKVSGGKTIEARLKDDQITYNLLPTVETAPYISAKVTNFKEENFQLKNVQQATIEDSNKLIVTLKEPVKLRNIKEKSIFNEFIKNNVYKGSFYTVWKINEEERTAIFFQNFDDKTIYYNIHGIVTIYWNEDLEVTKYEQTMLSDFEEFEDEETLLPPYQVIQILYARDLLKPNSHIAEIKLGYSTLVQLTQTQVFVPTWKVRVVTAADSEEEYFVNAVDGKIIDVQSDLTVDEDETDELEQLKEIEEE from the coding sequence ATGGACTGGAGTAAATCCAAAACCATTTTCATCATTGTGTTTTTTATATTAGATATGTTCCTGTTCTCTCTCTACTTGAACCGGCATATTGAAGCCCAGCAAGTGAAAGTATCCGGCGGGAAAACCATTGAAGCAAGATTAAAGGATGATCAAATTACTTATAATTTGTTGCCGACAGTTGAAACAGCCCCTTACATTTCGGCAAAAGTCACAAATTTTAAAGAAGAAAATTTTCAACTGAAAAACGTTCAACAAGCCACAATCGAAGACAGTAACAAATTGATTGTCACTCTAAAAGAACCGGTGAAACTTCGAAATATAAAAGAAAAATCGATTTTCAATGAATTTATCAAAAACAATGTATATAAGGGCTCTTTCTATACAGTATGGAAAATCAATGAAGAAGAGAGGACGGCCATTTTCTTTCAAAATTTTGATGATAAAACTATCTATTACAACATCCATGGAATTGTTACAATTTACTGGAATGAAGATTTAGAAGTGACGAAATATGAACAGACCATGCTAAGTGATTTTGAAGAATTTGAAGACGAAGAAACTCTTCTTCCGCCATATCAAGTAATTCAAATTTTATATGCACGAGACTTATTAAAACCGAACTCCCATATTGCAGAAATTAAACTTGGCTATTCCACTCTTGTGCAATTGACGCAAACCCAAGTATTTGTGCCTACTTGGAAAGTGCGGGTTGTGACTGCGGCAGATTCGGAAGAAGAATATTTTGTGAATGCCGTAGATGGAAAAATTATCGATGTGCAGTCCGATTTAACAGTAGACGAAGATGAAACAGACGAACTAGAACAATTGAAAGAAATAGAAGAAGAATAG
- the walK gene encoding cell wall metabolism sensor histidine kinase WalK produces the protein MQKVSFFRSIHVKLVLIYVLLIIIALQIIGIYFSNQLEDSLKTNFEDSILQRIDLIQYSIREELTKERDETTPTLEQSLNIALREFATGDINEIRVIDRRNRIIATSDTENQSIIGQRSNDDIVKKVLSSETYQEEIALDPESNTRVWVIATPILNTIDADSEVIGAIYIESNIEKVYDQMSDINRIFAVGTAISLVITVILGILIARTITRPILDMRKQAQAMSRGNFSRKVRVYGDDEIGQLAIAFNHLTNRLQEAQSSTEAERRKLASVLANMTDGVIATDRKGKIILINDPALSFLKVTREDTLNRPIASVLGIENQYSFEDLINMKEPLSLDFSTEESPLILRASFSVIQKETGFVNGLITVLHDITEQEKIEMERREFVANVSHELRTPLTTMRSYLEALADGAWKDENIAPHFINVVQTETERMIRLVNDLLNLSKMDSKDYQLNKEVVEFNSFFHRIIDRFEMSKSQNVKFIRYIPETPYFVEIDTDKLTQVIDNIISNAIKYSPDGGNIRFGFTVQGNMLKVMISDDGMGIPKENLGKIFDRFYRVDKARSRAMGGTGLGLAIAKEMIKAHNGTIWAESEEGVGTTIFFTLPYEIDGAGDWE, from the coding sequence ATGCAGAAAGTTAGTTTTTTCCGTTCCATTCATGTAAAACTAGTATTAATTTACGTACTGCTGATTATTATTGCGCTGCAAATTATTGGAATCTACTTTTCCAATCAATTAGAGGATAGTTTAAAAACCAACTTTGAAGATTCCATTCTTCAACGGATTGATTTAATTCAATACAGCATCCGTGAAGAATTGACTAAGGAGAGGGATGAAACAACCCCCACTTTGGAGCAAAGTCTGAATATAGCATTGCGTGAATTTGCAACGGGTGATATTAATGAGATACGGGTTATCGATCGCCGAAATCGTATCATTGCAACTTCCGATACAGAAAACCAATCGATAATTGGGCAGCGTTCCAACGATGATATTGTAAAAAAAGTACTTTCTTCTGAGACGTACCAAGAAGAAATTGCCCTTGATCCAGAGTCAAATACGAGAGTTTGGGTTATTGCCACGCCTATATTAAACACGATTGACGCTGATAGTGAAGTAATAGGTGCTATTTATATCGAGTCAAATATTGAAAAAGTTTATGACCAAATGAGCGATATTAACCGAATTTTTGCGGTTGGTACAGCGATATCCTTAGTGATTACAGTCATTTTAGGAATTTTAATTGCACGGACAATCACTAGACCTATCTTGGATATGCGTAAGCAAGCTCAAGCGATGTCCAGAGGAAACTTTTCTCGAAAAGTACGAGTGTATGGGGACGATGAAATTGGTCAATTAGCGATTGCCTTTAACCATTTAACAAATCGCTTGCAAGAAGCCCAATCTTCAACAGAGGCAGAACGGAGAAAGTTGGCATCTGTATTGGCTAATATGACGGACGGGGTTATTGCGACAGACCGCAAAGGCAAAATTATTTTGATTAATGATCCAGCATTAAGCTTTTTAAAGGTCACAAGAGAAGATACATTAAACCGTCCAATCGCTTCTGTTTTAGGAATCGAGAATCAATATAGTTTTGAAGATTTAATCAACATGAAAGAACCATTAAGTTTAGATTTCAGCACAGAAGAATCTCCGCTTATCTTAAGAGCAAGTTTTTCCGTCATTCAAAAGGAAACTGGTTTTGTGAACGGTTTAATTACCGTATTGCATGACATTACAGAGCAAGAAAAGATTGAAATGGAACGCCGTGAATTTGTAGCGAATGTTTCCCATGAATTGCGGACGCCTTTAACTACGATGAGAAGCTATTTGGAAGCATTGGCGGATGGGGCTTGGAAAGATGAAAACATCGCGCCTCACTTCATCAATGTGGTACAAACGGAAACAGAGCGGATGATTCGCCTTGTAAATGATTTATTAAATTTATCCAAAATGGATTCGAAGGATTATCAATTAAACAAAGAAGTAGTTGAATTTAACAGCTTCTTCCATCGAATTATTGACCGTTTTGAAATGTCGAAATCCCAAAATGTGAAATTCATTCGCTATATTCCAGAAACGCCGTATTTTGTGGAAATTGACACGGATAAGCTAACGCAAGTAATTGACAATATCATTTCCAATGCAATTAAATATTCTCCTGATGGCGGCAACATCCGTTTTGGTTTTACCGTTCAAGGAAATATGTTAAAAGTGATGATTTCTGATGATGGAATGGGAATCCCAAAAGAAAATCTTGGGAAAATCTTTGATCGGTTTTACCGCGTAGATAAAGCCCGTTCCCGTGCGATGGGGGGAACCGGATTAGGTCTTGCGATTGCAAAAGAAATGATTAAAGCCCACAATGGAACAATTTGGGCAGAAAGTGAAGAAGGGGTAGGAACAACCATCTTCTTTACGTTACCGTATGAAATAGATGGGGCTGGTGATTGGGAATGA
- a CDS encoding YycH family regulatory protein, protein MRYIEQIKSIVLLFLVLLSIVLTFSIWTYTPSLQVIEESQQVDQLVVGKKKELAEIIKPYRIIMREQNEWKGTIGSTTINDFVEMMTDWKFSDLIPVQNNMSDKKINEFIRANQRITLFFSEKVPVKVFHSIVPFSQDELPEMSFNKIILDWSKMNANKTLMVYFLSEESRTLYSTEVKMSDIYFQSTVLNTLKGLVAYQEIERSNGLSLYIPKDEIELVQYTYYIDEIHADTFRDILFYDPSIVRKNVENQDLVKYTDGMTLMTVDVKNRYLNYVNPSSESLVELPSSRLLLDSYEFVNEHGGFTGDYRLTSINNQKHVVEYQLYKQGFPVFSVDTTTRITTTWGENQLFRYKRPYFILDLDINSEKIQRKMTSGLQVIEFIQKNKQLQLDEVDDIILGYYLKPNDNDLLFTLEPSWFAVSQGSWKRITPEAIGGGNNGLE, encoded by the coding sequence ATGAGGTATATTGAGCAAATCAAATCCATAGTGCTTCTTTTCCTCGTCCTATTAAGCATTGTCTTAACATTTTCAATTTGGACCTATACACCAAGCCTTCAAGTGATTGAAGAATCGCAGCAAGTGGATCAATTGGTGGTCGGGAAGAAAAAGGAGCTTGCAGAAATTATAAAACCTTACCGAATTATCATGAGAGAGCAGAATGAATGGAAAGGAACAATCGGCTCGACAACGATCAACGATTTTGTGGAAATGATGACCGACTGGAAGTTTTCTGACCTCATCCCAGTTCAAAATAATATGTCCGATAAAAAAATCAATGAATTTATTCGGGCAAACCAGCGAATCACCTTATTTTTTTCTGAAAAAGTGCCGGTAAAAGTGTTCCACTCCATCGTGCCATTTTCTCAAGATGAATTGCCGGAAATGAGTTTTAATAAAATCATTTTGGATTGGAGCAAAATGAATGCGAATAAGACATTGATGGTTTATTTTTTAAGCGAGGAAAGCCGCACCTTGTATAGCACAGAAGTTAAGATGAGCGACATATACTTCCAATCCACTGTTTTAAATACATTAAAGGGGCTTGTTGCATATCAGGAAATTGAACGTTCCAACGGTTTATCCCTATATATCCCTAAGGATGAAATCGAATTAGTCCAATACACGTATTATATTGACGAAATTCATGCGGATACCTTTAGGGATATATTATTCTATGACCCGTCAATTGTCCGGAAAAATGTTGAGAACCAAGATTTAGTGAAATATACGGATGGTATGACGCTGATGACGGTGGATGTAAAAAACCGTTATTTAAATTATGTGAACCCTTCTTCTGAAAGCTTGGTAGAATTGCCTTCCTCCCGATTGCTATTAGACAGCTATGAATTTGTCAATGAGCATGGAGGTTTTACTGGCGATTATCGGCTAACTTCCATTAATAATCAGAAACACGTAGTAGAATATCAATTATACAAGCAAGGATTTCCTGTTTTTAGCGTTGATACAACGACAAGAATTACGACGACTTGGGGAGAAAATCAATTATTCCGCTATAAAAGGCCATATTTTATCCTTGATTTAGATATCAATTCGGAAAAAATTCAGCGGAAAATGACTTCAGGGCTTCAAGTCATTGAGTTTATTCAAAAGAATAAACAACTTCAATTGGATGAAGTGGATGATATCATTCTTGGATACTATTTGAAACCAAATGACAATGATTTATTGTTTACGTTAGAGCCAAGTTGGTTTGCTGTAAGTCAAGGGAGCTGGAAACGCATAACGCCGGAAGCGATAGGAGGGGGAAATAATGGACTGGAGTAA
- the yycF gene encoding response regulator YycF, with protein sequence MDGKTILVVDDEKPIADILQFNLVKEGYKVICAYDGEEALKMVEEQQPDLMLLDIMLPKKDGMEVCREVRKKYDFPIIMLTAKGSEIDKVLGLEMGADDYVTKPFSTRELIARVKANIRRLKASNQTEEAKEESNNITVGSLIIQPDAYIVQKRGETIELTHREFELLHYLAKHIGQVMTREHLLQTVWGYDYFGDVRTVDVTIRRLREKIEDNPSHPTWIVTRRGVGYYLRNPEQE encoded by the coding sequence ATGGATGGCAAAACAATTTTAGTTGTTGATGATGAAAAACCCATTGCGGATATTTTACAGTTTAATTTAGTGAAGGAAGGGTACAAAGTCATTTGTGCCTATGATGGAGAAGAAGCATTAAAAATGGTGGAAGAACAGCAGCCGGATTTAATGCTGCTTGATATAATGCTTCCTAAAAAAGATGGGATGGAAGTGTGCCGGGAAGTGCGGAAAAAATATGATTTTCCAATCATTATGCTAACAGCGAAAGGCTCCGAAATTGACAAAGTATTGGGCCTTGAAATGGGAGCCGACGATTATGTAACAAAACCATTTAGTACAAGGGAATTGATTGCCCGTGTAAAAGCGAATATACGTCGTTTAAAAGCTTCAAATCAAACAGAAGAAGCAAAAGAAGAGTCCAATAATATTACAGTTGGTTCACTCATCATTCAGCCAGATGCTTATATCGTTCAAAAACGAGGTGAAACAATCGAATTAACCCATCGTGAATTTGAACTTTTGCATTATTTAGCAAAGCACATAGGACAAGTAATGACGAGAGAACATTTATTGCAAACCGTTTGGGGTTATGATTATTTCGGAGATGTTCGAACAGTGGATGTAACGATTCGTCGTCTGCGTGAAAAAATTGAAGATAACCCAAGCCACCCAACTTGGATTGTGACACGCCGGGGCGTAGGCTATTATTTGCGAAATCCTGAACAGGAGTAG